The Priestia koreensis genome window below encodes:
- a CDS encoding AAA family ATPase — MIIGFLTANSALQPEIETLSMVEDTQIVGSVEELTPKQKLFGLIIDEDQTSTAELITLRQRFPKLRVLVLAESDESLLRLKKFATAQQMDVISQRVSNEEILFTLKSLWFSVNHSEYKNVISISGTHPQVGVTQTALSLGKELRALNNSVCVLGFNFYHAGEMPKQSTDYSFDVIYPSLENRLIEKEKIKEVMYEVDKLYYMIGNRNYHRKHAYEMEPIKLLIDYAKDQFDYVLIDIGAQYDTAGALAGLEYSDTHLLVGTQQMVSSQHFNRWKELILRDLGYKDEDFLLVVNKYDASRTLSSKQLAEDLGVPLYNQIPLVADAMDSEMLYGFIHDSLDKPYLKVMTDIARGLTDETYQGDKPTTKKKRSFLLF; from the coding sequence ATGATTATTGGTTTTCTTACGGCTAATTCGGCCCTGCAGCCAGAAATTGAAACGTTAAGTATGGTAGAGGATACGCAGATTGTGGGAAGTGTCGAGGAACTGACGCCTAAACAAAAATTATTCGGCTTAATCATTGATGAAGATCAAACCTCTACAGCGGAACTAATTACACTACGTCAGCGTTTTCCGAAGTTGAGAGTGCTAGTGCTGGCAGAGAGTGACGAAAGTCTCCTACGTTTAAAGAAATTTGCGACGGCTCAACAAATGGATGTCATCTCTCAACGTGTTAGCAACGAGGAAATCCTGTTTACGCTGAAAAGCCTTTGGTTCTCGGTCAACCATTCCGAATACAAGAACGTCATTTCCATTTCAGGTACGCATCCGCAAGTAGGCGTGACGCAAACGGCGCTAAGCCTTGGAAAAGAGCTTCGCGCCTTAAATAACAGTGTATGTGTGCTCGGATTCAATTTTTACCACGCTGGAGAAATGCCAAAGCAATCAACTGATTACAGCTTTGATGTCATTTATCCCTCATTAGAAAATCGTCTGATTGAAAAAGAAAAAATTAAAGAGGTCATGTACGAAGTCGATAAGCTGTACTACATGATCGGCAATCGCAATTATCATCGTAAACATGCGTATGAAATGGAGCCCATTAAACTCCTCATCGATTACGCAAAAGATCAATTTGATTACGTGCTAATCGACATTGGCGCTCAATATGATACAGCTGGCGCTTTGGCAGGGCTAGAGTATAGCGATACACACTTATTAGTCGGAACGCAACAAATGGTCAGCAGCCAACACTTCAATCGTTGGAAAGAACTCATTCTTCGTGATCTTGGATACAAAGATGAGGATTTCCTCTTAGTCGTCAATAAGTACGATGCTAGCCGCACGCTTTCATCGAAACAACTGGCAGAGGATTTAGGTGTTCCATTATACAATCAGATTCCTCTTGTTGCAGATGCGATGGATTCCGAGATGCTATACGGCTTTATTCATGATTCTCTTGATAAACCGTATTTAAAAGTCATGACGGACATCGCACGAGGCTTAACGGATGAAACGTATCAAGGCGATAAACCAACAACGAAAAAGAAACGATCATTTTTACTTTTTTAA